AAATCCTAGCCAAACATTGTATGGAAGGTTTGGATTCGAATTTTGATAAAAAATGTTCAAAAGGTGACTTTATCGTTGCAGGTAAGAATTTTGGATGTGGTTCATCACGTGAACATGCTCCAATAGCCCTTAAAGGAGTTGGAGTGGCTGCTGTAATAGCCGAGTCTTTTGCAAGAATATTTTACAGAAATGCTACAAATGTTGGAGTTCCTCTTTTAGAGGCTCCGGGAATTAGTGAAGCTATTGAAAATGAAGAGGAAATTATCGTGGATATGGAAAATGCTACAATCACATCCCAGAATGGAAAAATCATTGAATTTAAAAAATTACCTCCATTCATGTTAGAAATACTAAATCAAGGTGGTTTAATTGAGTACCTCAAAAACAAACAGTTATAAAATTGCAGTAATTCCAGGAGATGGAATCGGAAAAGAGGTAATGGAAGCAACATTGGATGTGTTAAACGGATTGGATATTGATTTTAAATATGTTTATGGTGACGCAGGAGATGAATGCCTCGAAAAGACTGGAACAGCACTGCCTAGTGAAACTTTAGATTTGATTAGGGATGCTGATGCTTGTTTATTTGGCGCTGCCGGTGAAACTGCAGCAGACGTTATTGTTAAAATACGCCAAGAAATGAAACTGTTTGCTAATTTAAGGCCGGTTAAATCTTATCCCAATACTAACTCATTATTTGAGGATATTGACTTTATGATTGTGCGTGAAAATACTGAAGGAGTATATATTGCTGATGAAGAGTCCTATACTGACGATGGAGCGATTGCGAGACGCATTATCACGAAAAAAGCTGAAAAACGTATTATTGAATATGCATTTGAATATGCTAAAAACAATAATAAAACAAAGGTTACGGCTGTTCATAAAGCTAATGTATTGAAAAAAACTGATGGATTGTTTAAAAAAGTTTTCTATGAAGTTGCAAAAGACTATCCTGATATTGCAACCGAGGACTTTTACGTGGATGCAACTGCAATGTATCTTATCACCCAACCAGAAAGTTTTGAAGTTATTGTAACCACCAATCTTTTTGGAGATATTTTATCTGATGAAGGAGCCGGTCTTGTTGGAGGACTTGGTTTGATTCCATCAGCAAATATTGGTGAAGATGGCGCATTATTTGAACCTGTTCATGGTTCGGCACCGGATATTGCAGGCAAAAACATAGCCAATCCAATAGCTATGATGCTTTCAGCCATCATGATGCTTAGATATTTAGGCGAAAATGAATCGGCGAATAAATTTGAAGCTGCAATATTAAAAGTACTAAAGGATGCAAATACTTTAACTGGTGATTTGGGTGGTTTGGCTACCACCACTGAAATAGCTTTTGAAGTTAAAAATAATTTATGAAGGAGAAAAGAAAATATGAATTTCAAAAAATTAACTAAAATACAATTTGCAGCACTTTTTATCATATTTATTATGGTAATAAGTGGGGTGGCAGGATTTTTACTCATTATATTTGCATAAAATAAAGGATTGATAAATATGGTAAAATATGAAATCGCAGCAGTAGTTGCGGAATTTAATTATGATATTACACAAATGATGTTAGAACTTGCAAAAGCGGAAGCGAAAAACAGAGACTGTGAAATTACTAAAGTAATTGCAGTTCCAGGCGTATTTGATATGCCTCTTGTAATTAAAAAATTATTACAAAAAGATGAATACGATGCAATTATCACTCTTGGTGCCGTGATTGAAGGTGCAACTGACCATGATCAAATAGTAGCACAGCATGCTTCCCGTAAAATAGCGGATTTGGCTTTAGAATATGATACTCCAGTAGCACTTGGTATTACCGGTCCCGGTATGACTAGAATGGATGCTCACAGACGTGTTAAAAACGCGAAAAGCGCTGTTGAAGCAGCTATTAAAATGTGCGACAGATTAAAAGAAATCTAGTGATTAAATGGAAATATTAAAACCTAAGGAATTAAAAGAGAAATTCAATGACCCATGGATTGCACCATACAAAAAAGTATTGACTATGGTAGATGGAGATAAAGTAGAACTCATAGAGTACCATCCATGTATTTCAGGGTCACATTGGTTATTACATCAATATAAAAATAATTCCAAGTTAATTGACTCAACCTATCGTGATGGAAACAAGCATGTTTACAAATGCCATGCCGGCTGTGCTCCGCTTGATTTGAAAGCTAGCTTTAATGCTGCTGGAATTGATGAGATTGTTATTGATGGAGATGAAGTCAAAATTACACATGCCGGTCTTGCAGGAGCAGGTGTTGGAGCTGGAATGTGTAGGGGAATGGGTGAAGGTGTTAAATATATTGAGCTTCTTGAAGTTGGTGGAGGCTCAAAAGTTGGAAGAGCGACTGTTGTAACACCTAAACTTGAAAAGGTAGTTATTGGTATCGATGATACCGATACCAAAGATGCAGGTGCTACTTGGACAATGGCTCATAATTTAGGGGTTGAACTTGCAAATGAAGGATTTGAATACTTAGATCATATTATCGTTCAATTATATCCTCATAACCCCCATAAAACTCAAAATTGCGTATCAATTGCTCTTAGTTTTGCTGTCGAATCATTAAAAAAACAAGAATTAATTGATAGAATTATTGAAATCCTTAAAAGAGATACTTTATCTGATAAAACCGCAATAGCCATCTTAGAAGGTTTAGATATTCCTGAAAAATTAAGAAAATATTCTATCGCTACAAAATCCGGAATGATGGATATTGAAACTGCAGAAAATGTTGCAGAAGAATTAAATATTCCATTAATTGCAGTTACAGGCGAACAAGGAAAAGTTGGCGCTCTTGCAGCTCTTGGTCTTTATGATGATGTTGAAGAGGCTGTAAAAGCCTATGACAAAAAATAATATCTGCATAGTTTGCAGATACGCTTATTTTATTTTTTATAAATTAAAGTCAATGAAATTTTGGCTGACAAAATGCTTTATAGAAGTTGAATTTGTATCCTTAAAGAATATTGAAACGTCATGCCCTTCATATGAAAATGTTTTATTAGAATTCTCTTTAAAGTCAAAGGAAGTATAAAATTCGCCATTTACAGAAATATCATAACTAGATTCGTTTTTAAAAATTCCTGTTGAATTAGCAACAGACACATTATCCAAGAATACTTCATAAACAGACGCATTTTTATTTCTTGAAGATATAGTGAATTTTTCCTTAAATGCGGTAGAATCATTATGCCTATAACTATGACTAACAGTAGCCTCCTCAAAAATCTCTTTTAAACGACTGTTTTGAATAACATCCTTAGGTTCAAGTTCTAAATCTTTTTGAACTTCTTTTGGCAATCTCAATACATCTGATTCACCATATCTTGTTTCATTTATCATATATGGTTCGCCAGATATGAAGATCGTGTCATTTATATTAATACCAAGCGTCATCATTGCATCAGCAGGCATTCTGATTTGGTCAGATTCGCCTTCAATAGCTGCATCGATTTTATAGGGACCCCTTACAGAAATAGAATTGTCATTTGGCGTATCATCAGCATAGATTATTAAATTTCTTGAGTTGGGCTCAATTGATAATACTCCATTTTCAAAGTGTGCTGCACCAAGAAATGTCGAAATCATTAAAAGCAAAACAATGATGGATATAATCATTGGAAAATGAATTTTAATAAAAGATCTCAATAAATTCCCTCGCGGAATCTTTTTAAACATTACAATTGATTTTATAACAACCTTAATAATATAATAAATTGCCATTATAAGACCGATTAGCGAAATCATTATTCCCACAGTTAATGGAACTAATTTTACGAAAAATATGGTGAATAAACCTAGGATGACCAATGACAATCCGACAATAGACATTCTAATATAATATCCAATATCATCAATCATCACAACCCTACCATACTTATTAGCACGGTTTATAATTGTTCTTACAACTTCATTAGCCATTAAATTCAAATCAGAAAGTGAAGACATGTCATGCTCAATTGCACCAATATCTACTTCAGTTATGGAAATACCTAATACATCAGCATCAATAACAATACCTACATCCACACCATAATCTTTTTCGAAATTAATCTTTTTTAATATCTCTTTACGTGCTGCAAACT
This portion of the Methanobrevibacter sp. V74 genome encodes:
- a CDS encoding 3-isopropylmalate dehydratase small subunit, which codes for MKGKAWKFGNDIDTDIIVPGRYLIYTDEKILAKHCMEGLDSNFDKKCSKGDFIVAGKNFGCGSSREHAPIALKGVGVAAVIAESFARIFYRNATNVGVPLLEAPGISEAIENEEEIIVDMENATITSQNGKIIEFKKLPPFMLEILNQGGLIEYLKNKQL
- a CDS encoding isocitrate/isopropylmalate family dehydrogenase, whose translation is MSTSKTNSYKIAVIPGDGIGKEVMEATLDVLNGLDIDFKYVYGDAGDECLEKTGTALPSETLDLIRDADACLFGAAGETAADVIVKIRQEMKLFANLRPVKSYPNTNSLFEDIDFMIVRENTEGVYIADEESYTDDGAIARRIITKKAEKRIIEYAFEYAKNNNKTKVTAVHKANVLKKTDGLFKKVFYEVAKDYPDIATEDFYVDATAMYLITQPESFEVIVTTNLFGDILSDEGAGLVGGLGLIPSANIGEDGALFEPVHGSAPDIAGKNIANPIAMMLSAIMMLRYLGENESANKFEAAILKVLKDANTLTGDLGGLATTTEIAFEVKNNL
- the ribH gene encoding 6,7-dimethyl-8-ribityllumazine synthase, which codes for MVKYEIAAVVAEFNYDITQMMLELAKAEAKNRDCEITKVIAVPGVFDMPLVIKKLLQKDEYDAIITLGAVIEGATDHDQIVAQHASRKIADLALEYDTPVALGITGPGMTRMDAHRRVKNAKSAVEAAIKMCDRLKEI
- the mmp11 gene encoding methanogenesis marker protein 11; translation: MEILKPKELKEKFNDPWIAPYKKVLTMVDGDKVELIEYHPCISGSHWLLHQYKNNSKLIDSTYRDGNKHVYKCHAGCAPLDLKASFNAAGIDEIVIDGDEVKITHAGLAGAGVGAGMCRGMGEGVKYIELLEVGGGSKVGRATVVTPKLEKVVIGIDDTDTKDAGATWTMAHNLGVELANEGFEYLDHIIVQLYPHNPHKTQNCVSIALSFAVESLKKQELIDRIIEILKRDTLSDKTAIAILEGLDIPEKLRKYSIATKSGMMDIETAENVAEELNIPLIAVTGEQGKVGALAALGLYDDVEEAVKAYDKK
- a CDS encoding glycosyltransferase, whose translation is MSWFLVIIVFLLAGLKTEKANEYQKVSVIIPAFNEEDTVAQVVGVVKKVSFVDEIIVVNDGSSDNTEAEAIKAGARVISHEFNKGKGEALHTGYKEVECDIIAFIDADIYNLTSSKVEAMIKPILSGKTDITKTKFSRASGRVTELTAKPLLNFFFPEISFEQPLSGQFAARKEILKKINFEKDYGVDVGIVIDADVLGISITEVDIGAIEHDMSSLSDLNLMANEVVRTIINRANKYGRVVMIDDIGYYIRMSIVGLSLVILGLFTIFFVKLVPLTVGIMISLIGLIMAIYYIIKVVIKSIVMFKKIPRGNLLRSFIKIHFPMIISIIVLLLMISTFLGAAHFENGVLSIEPNSRNLIIYADDTPNDNSISVRGPYKIDAAIEGESDQIRMPADAMMTLGININDTIFISGEPYMINETRYGESDVLRLPKEVQKDLELEPKDVIQNSRLKEIFEEATVSHSYRHNDSTAFKEKFTISSRNKNASVYEVFLDNVSVANSTGIFKNESSYDISVNGEFYTSFDFKENSNKTFSYEGHDVSIFFKDTNSTSIKHFVSQNFIDFNL